TTATATAAAACTACAGGCTGACATACACTAGCAGACAAATGTTTtcgaacagtaagattttttattttttatctattctgctcaccaagcctgcatttatatgatccaagatacaggaaataaataaatacaataaaatatagtaaaaattttaaatatttttactatttaaaataatagttttcgatttgaaaataatttaaattgtgatttattcctgtgattcattactccagtcacatgaatCTTcggaaatcattccaatatgcttaCTTGcagctcaaaaacatttattattattatgttgaaaacaaataAGTAGAATATTTcaagtttctttgatgaatagaaagttcagaagaacggCATTTATTgggaatagaaatcttttgcaacattgtaaactctttgatcaatttaaagcatccttgctaaataaaagtattataaataaaataaaattgcagtgcaaaaATAACGTTTCTGTCATTTCTTTACTGAAGACAGTCGGTTCccttcagagatacattcatataaaacaacGAAGTCAaacaccacaaataaatcaatgtatgggaaacaatGGTAATGTATATCGAAATATCTTAAATGGGTTTAAGAATCATATCTCCGTCACTGAAAAAAGTATATCACGATACatattgatatttaattatttttccaaGTGTTAAGTATGATTCAGAagtaaaattagaaataaaaaaaaacagtgtgaaaGACCAGATGAGATAAGATATGATATGATCGCAAACTTAACCTACCTGGCTGATTTGCTGTGTCCTTGTgctgtgtctgtctctttgttATCTGTACTGTCCGGAAGGCCATTTGTGGCCAGTGAACTGGACATGGAGTGTTTCTGTCTGTTTAATGGTCTGGGCGTTCCTGGACCATTCACTTTCCTGTAATATAGAAACCAAGTgtcaagctcttttttttttttttttatgactagtCCTGAGCTCCATCTGCTTTCCTCACCTCTCTGTAAAGGTGGATGTGTTCCCTGACAACATGACTCCATTCATTCTGTTGACACCGCTGCATCCATTCTTCCTACAAAGAGGCCAGAAATAGCTCTTCATTTATCTACAGTAATTAGAGGCATCTATCTAAGCATTCAATGAATATGTAGCATCTTTATATTTGAATAGTGAACAGTAATTACTTACTCAGATGTAGGATAAATGCAACTGACCACCATCACATTCTGATGAAGACAGAATACAATCAATTTcaataacataaacaatacaaATTCCTTGGACTAAAATGTGGGCCTTGTCACTTAAGCAATAAAACACATCCGTGAGTCACAGCACATAATAAAATCCACTTTGCAAACAATTGAAGAGACAAGTGTGTAAAACACTGTAAACGATCATCTAGATATATAAATCACACCtgcaaaacaaatgcatttgaCCATAAATCAACAGAGCCTTTATGGAAGTCAAAGATAGCTAGTAATGCTCCCTCACATGTGACTTCGGATGGaacaaaactataataaaactgtaaacaaaaaGTGAACATACTGAGAATGAACTGTGATTTATATAAGAACAGGGTTAAGGAGATAAAAGCATTTTATAGGATGTGCACCGctacacacaaataaacaccaTCCATTTGGCTATTAGTTAGAATCGTACAATATATCATGCACTGACCTTCTCTACTCCTCTGAGAAATTTTTCTGTTCCCGTGTAGTTCCTCCTAGGTTCAGTGAGCAGCTCGCACAAGCGCTGGATAGTGAATGGGATCCTGGATAGAGAAAATAATTAGCTGCTGCATCCTCCACAGCGGTGTAGGCTAGGTTATATTCAACAGCCAGAAGATGGCACACTTACTCTGGGGTAAAGAGACAGGCTCTCTCTTTTTATCCAAAAGATCATTATGGTACACTTACTACAGGAACAAACTCAGTGCttttctgaaatgaaaattgGTGATAGCACCACACTATGACTATGCAATTATTTAGCATGTTACTCACCCGTTGTATCCACTGACTATTTTAAGAATTCTCTCCTTCATTTCTTCAAAAGGAACCGACTCTACATTGGGGTTGGCAGGCCCACGTTGCTCTGGGGCCGATGCTTGGAAATCTTCCATCACACTCTCCAGTTTGAATATGAAGTAGCTTTTAAACTGAGACCAGGACACCCTGAAATGCAACAATACATAGCATTATTAACTCATATTATTGTGTAAGAGACAACATCTGCTGGTACACCAAATAGCTGAACACAGAAatcaactgaccaatcagaagcagGTATTCCAGAGACATACATTGATTCAATCTTCTGATATGCATCTGACTATGTATTCTTACAATTATTTCATGAAATGAGAGCAGGTTGTCTAAAGTACATCTAGTCGATAAGTACAAGGTTCAGTGCGTTTTGGAACAAATCCAAAAGTGCAGTGGTAATGCAATAAACCACCTTGTGGTCTTACCCAGAAAAGAagttatgattaaaaaataaaaaatgggatCACACAAAGGTAAATGTGGTTTCTATGCCCTTCTTAAAATCACTGATATCTGGAGATACTTACAGAGTTTCCCCGGTTTTCGCAATATGGCACAAAAACTGATCCAACACCGGAGATGACTCTTTCTTCACCTTCTTGTCAAAATCTGCAGAAAACACAATAAGATCATATTAAGGATTTATTATATGTACTGGATGCAATCCAAGCAACTTCCAACTTAAAAATATCTCAAATTAAATTTAGTTAGTTCATTCTAGTTCTGACTTTTATCTGAATTCATgggaataaatatgcatttattattaactatatctcacattttaaatgttaacagAACAACTACAGTGCACCTGTTGCTAGGTTTAGGTCATATTCAAGATCCAAAATCACACAGAATTTTACTTTCTACAACTATTTTGACATTATCTATAATTAGTCTTGAAATAATAAGCATGCTTTCATGAAAATTAGAACatatatcattatttttcaaGAAGGGTTAATAAAGTAAGCAGTACATCTATAATGACCCTAAACCTCTTGATTCTAGTCTTCAGGCCATCTTCAAGATCCAAAACCTCGCCGTACTTTTATGACCACTAAAGGAAATCTATAACCAGTCCAGCCctgtatttttatgaaaaatatgacaaaatattatattttcctAACACACTTACGTAAAAAAAACAGACTTTATTTTTCAAGTTTTCATTAGTTTAGAGTTAACCCTGAATAAACAGACGTGTAATATACTTACAATCAACTCTACATCATCCCATACCACTAACGTTAACTAGTTATTTCAATCAACAATAGTTTTATCAATGTATTTCTTAGCTAACGCGTCGTTTTAGCCTAAAAATAAACGAATAATAAAAAGATAGAAGTCATAAAATAGCAAATAGAAACCAATTCATCTGCTCTTAACCCACAACAGAGTCAGACCTCGAAATACAGGAAAAAAGCCATTTAGCCAAAGGCCATGCTAACATTAGCTAACTCATATTACCAGCTCATATAACTCCTCTCTAAACTCACGCAGACCACCTCAGCACACACAGCCGGGCACCTTTAAGCGCTTCCAGAAGAGTGTCTGTCTCCATGTCTGTGTTTTTGTCCCTGTCTCCAGTTGGAAAGCGAAAGCTGATGGCTGCTGTTGAGCTCAGTGATGTGAAGAAGAGGAGAAGGGAAACATTTCAATATGGCGGAGTCTGCGACGTCACTGCCGGCTGACTGTTGCGCAACAGCTTGtctgctgctcaaaaaaaaaaaaaaaaaaaaaaaaaaaagcttgtctgCTGCTCACCTAGAATTACATTTTGGGGGGTTTTGTTTGTAGGTATTACTGGTGTTTCGTTAATGTGACTTGCAAATGTGCCAAAACCTAGTGAACTCCCCATGTAGACAACAATTTGGAGCACAATAGAAGCGATTCGAACAAACTGTATGCCCTTAAATGCTGTCAAGGTTGGTTCAATAGGTTTTTAAACACGGCCTTATTATTTTGTGCAGCCTGACTGGAATTATTAACCTATTTATAATTGAACGCTCATCTTCCAGTTTATTTAAACGCAAGTATGACTCATCTCTCTCTTAATTTAAACATACTTGCTGTAatgaaatgtaatgcaaaataattgttAGACAAagtcaaattaatattaaatgcatatgttttcattacatttctgacattcacacacacacacacacttaaaacaaTTTATACATACAATGCAATACATTTAGAAGAAAAGCACAGTGAATACAATAAACATTGCTGGTGTATCACTTCACATAGAGATAACATGAGATGTATTAGTGTCTCCTGAGTTTCCAGTAAAAGAAATGTTTTCACTGATTCCAGACCAGTGACAGGAGGCTGGAAACTGGTCACAGCAGTGATAATGAAGCATATTGTGCTAACGAAGGGATCACAACACACTCCTGCCTTCTATATTCATACATACACACTGAAACAGTCAACACAATAACAGTCAGGGATTACACAAAATtgaattgatttgattttttaagaaattggtAAACTGATCATACTGGGTGCAGAGAGTTTTTGTAAATCTTGCCATTGTTTTCCCTTTAATTTTTTCTCCAAATTCAGTACTAAAAAGTGCACTTAAATGTAAACTATGACTTATGTatgattttattatagttttgtttttatgtataatGTGAGGATGTGCAAACCTTACCAATCAGTGCatctttatacatttattttatatgatcgCATTAGTTTAATCCCACTATGGCAGAAGTTCAAACTCCTAATAACAAAACGTTTCCATTTAACTTGACCGGACTGAATATTGCTTAAAATCCTTTAACATCAATTCCTTTTTTCGTAGCTCCCAGACTGTTGCAGATTATCCTTAAAAGAAACATTGCACCTCAAATTTATTATGTCCATCAGAATAGAATTGTCGTATTAATATAGTGGAATTCTTACAAAAGGCCGAAAGTGTTCCTCTTGAAgttctatatatacagtatatattaaaatgcaattcaaatgGAAACGTTGCAACATCAGGATTCTTTCTAGTCTTAATAACAAATCATCTTCAATGTAAACAGTCTGAACATCCACCTTAAACTCAATGTACATCTTACTGAGCTCGAAAGGCTGACGGGCTAGTTCTCTTTGGTATTTTCTGCATGCTACATTCATTTGTGTGGCTTGAAAACAAGGTGCCATCTCATGCTATTAAGCAGCAGAATGCACTGGTGAAGTCACTTAAGGACAAGGATTAGATAAAGTATACTGAGACACAAACACTCCAATTGTATAATACCAGACATGATAAACTAAATGCTGAAAAATGGTAGAACACAGTTGTAGATAAACAGTTATAAATCCATATTTTTTTGGATTGGTTAAAAACAGCTTTGTCAACGAGTCTCTCATATTCTTTCAGGAACATTCAGGTGGTTGGTTTCTCACAGTTGGAGACACTCGATGCATTTGGTCACTTCTCTGTTTCAAGAGTTTTTGATGGTATTGCTAGCGTTCCATTCATCCTGCATTGCGGATTTCATCCAGCAGACCAAAACCTCTACTCAAATGAAACTTCCAACAGAAATCTCCAACTCTTCTGGCTCATGAAGCTCAGACTGTGCCTAATGGATCAAATGAAGCTTGCCTCCGGCATTGCTCATCGTCGATGAAAAAGATCACTCTGATTCAAGCAAGCAGGCAGAGATTCTTCCTTATGATGCTGAAATGCAGTCGAGGCTCATTATTCATGTGGCAGTCGGACACGGCGCACCACTTTTTTCTCATATACAACCCTCATGGTCTTCTCAATCTGTTTGAGGAACACTTGTGGTATCCTTCCACAGAGGGTGTTAACAGTGTCCAGGAACTTAGTCTGAAGAGGGTAAAATAAAGACTGGAACAAGTTCTCCTCAAAAGGATGCTGAAAGAGAAGATGAAATCCATTATGTTTCAAAGTGTTCAATGCATTTGTTGAGGCACAAGGTCCACATTTCATATCTGAATGAATTCTGAACAGCAGAGGGGCCCTCCTGACTCAACCATACAAAAGGCTTCCTCTTGAAGAGACACTTTCCTGCTATTAGTCTTCAAGGGGAGATTCAGGGACACTGCCCTCTGAATGCATAATGCAACTATTTATTCTCATATGATTCAACTGCCTCAGGATGTGCTCTGCTAGCACTGAAAATTAGAAAGTGGACTGGCAAAGCAAAGAAAAATGGATTACATTTCTTATGCTTAAAATCGAATGAAAAAATTCAAGTCCAACAACTGGCTTTTACAttctctgaaaaaaataattgatacAAAAGCAAGTTACCTCACGTATGGCATCATACACCACCCTGAAAGCGGGCTGCTTGTCATCATGGTACACGCCACGGTTACCATGAAGAATAGACACCCCCTCCTCTTCCGCAGCCTTGCAGTTGCTTCCATACATGCAGTGATCTGGCCTGTAGTTCCACTGGCATGGAAATATGTACAAACACTCTGCAGACACAAATTAAAATAGTCAATGTTTCATCCAAACTGCAAATACCATACCCCAGcaacttcattttcatttttcgctAATCTGCCTTTTAGGATCTGTTCCATTAGTGTTATCAGACAAACACAATGCTTGACAAGTGTCTCACCAATTCAGAGACCTTAATAACTGCATGgccaaaaacatggtattaatAGTATATGTCCAAAAACCaagctatttttatatataccattgtatttacagtatacaaaaaaaaatcaaataaaatgtgtcCAAAAAACCCACTGCTTTCACATAGTTCATCATATTCAAGCATGTCTTTGAGCAAACACACATTACCTGGATTGTAGTGGAAGATGATGTTGAGGAGGTCTTGGTCTCCCCATGTGATGTGGTTCTTGTATTTCTGATAGAGAGGGTGAAGCAGATTTTCCCAGGACAGGCCGCTGGCGATCATGCTGTTCTGTAAACACAACAGTGGCAGGTCATTTCCCTCAACAGTGAGGCTGGCGGCCACTTTTCAGACAGCTGTTGATATGGAAATTAAGGTGTTTTTCAGAAGCCTTGAAAATGTGCTTGGGTTGGAAATATCACTTCTAGCTGAGTTACAAAAATACTGTCACCCACTCGCTCTCGACGGATGGCAATCTATAGACTTCCATCACTGCCTACTAAAAACAGCCCGGGGTTAAAAGGATTTAAATGTGCAAAGAAACCGCAGAAGACATGTGAAACGACTATCAAGAGAAATAAACCACACAAGGAAAACACTGGCAATATCTAGTAATAACCATACaccataaataatgcaaaaagatataaacattactaaaaattagggccgggactttaatgcgttaattgagattaattaattccacaaaaaataacgcgttaactaagattaattaattacagaaaaaaaaaatcccgcatttttaataacttatttttgcaccgcggaacatTTCggtggaccgattatactgaagcaccaactagcgttcgcttcgCATTTCACCGCAgcacacatcgagcctcaagtatcacctcaacgcaaaacatatagccgctagcgtggactttacattttatgttgaactatgaattattttgttgttgcaactggcactttatgttgaactctttattgttttggccaaggttattgagagttggacttagtgtgttatggcctctgaagcaacagagagatgatttctaatagtcagtgtttccaatattctgaatgtaattgacagtattgtgttttacttaaaaaaaaaaaaaaaacactttacagaaggttccagcacctataagcttcctgaatttctgaaatgtactattttctaaattgtttctaaatatgctattgctacacttcatggcaaaaatttcACTtttctgctagacttggttgaacaaaaataaacaatattttgttgcttaagcttatgtattcagtcattattcaatggtatactataaatccatgtgaaaaaaattacttctcactgttctcaggtcaaatatttatatgcgattaaaatgcgattaatttcgattaattaattacaaagcctctaattaattagatgaatttttttaatcgagtcccggccctactaaaaatattttcagtttttaagatgtataaataaaaatgtatttaacagagATGCATCAATAGTAAAATTCTATACTATAATActgctgataattattttcaagTTATGAATTGTCAGTTTTTTTGTCTAACTAAAATCATTCAACTAAAATCATTCATTTTATCAGTCATTTGTTAGAACAACATTCTGAGGTAtagtataaatacatattttgagaTTTGTTACATTGTATTTCAAAGTGttattaattagcatttttaaattaactttaattgtaaatattggctgataatgataaattaaaaatctCTATAATATTAGCTGAAAATGGTACTGATATTCCATGTGTCTCCAGTATTTGAagtttaactctttccccgccattGATGAGTCATCTCGTCTATTAAAAGACTACGCTTCCCAGCCAAATATGAGTTTTTACGTCTgtttgtgttttcactgttatacactcggCGGggtgctattacacatcttctgaacaagtacaaaacctcccgaacaaaaacacatttgaacaGGACAGAGAAATGAGTGATCGCTTgtgtaaacagatgcatattaaaaataatgccaTGATCAGCAATatacagcatataaatgaaaactgcataatgcTACGGAGTAAAAGGTTGATCCAGGAAATGGTATatgtctgtgcaagctttggaggtgttgatggaagcgatttattggatttatgctttgataatagtactgaatattatccagatgtagtttacaaaaataaaaaaataaaaatgtttgtgtataGGAAACTGCAAAAAAGTCAAGCCAGTTCTATTGCTCCTTACCCTGAACAGAGCACTACGAATCCGTGTGAGGTTCATTAGCATGACCCCTGAATTGACCCCTGTGACTCCATAAAAGGGGTGTCTTGCAAAGCGGCTATACCAGCCGATCTTAGGGATCTCGTGCTCTGGGGCCATGGCAGCTAGCTGAGTGCTGTTGAAAGCCTTCAGAAACTTCCAGATGTCATCCACAGGGCGAAGAAAGAGAACATCTGTGTCCACGTACAACAGCGAGTCCACGTCTTTCAGGATAACCTGGTATCAGAGGAAATACTTGGTTACAGTCGGTGTGGTGAGGtggaaaacacaaacaaatgaagAAAGAACATGAAGCAGCGGCGGGAACCTACGGGAAGAAACAGCCTCTGGGCAGCACATGGCTTGAAGAGTTTCTTCCATTCGTCTGCATTCCCCACAGAGAAGGTGATTGGATAGATGCTATAATGAAACCTGGAGGACACCGTCTGAGGCCACTGACTGAACTGTGAGGAAATTGAAAGAATCAGTCAATGTCATGGCTGTCAGTCTTCAGTAAACCCCAAATCTATTTCTTACAGGTGGCAGTGAAGAGAAGAGTGTGAGGAGACCTATACCAATGCTTTCAAAAAAGCTACATTTTCTCATGTTTGTAAGAATTGTGATTTATAGAATGCCATATTGTTGCATGGGTCCAAAAGATGTCTACCCATATTGTTACACCTTGTTCTAACCACATTTTAACATAATGAAGATCAATTTTCCCTGCTTTCAGCGTTGACACAGACCAGTGTGTAATTTTGGTttagggtttttttatttttttttcaaattgcaaAAAGTATCAAATGTAGCTATTTTGtaagatttttgcatttattttgtctaggtaaaatttgtaaaaaaaaaaaaaaaaaaattttttttataataatacaattaatattaataatatcaccaaaTACTGCACAAGTCAAGTAATATGCAAAATTATTCATAAACAGAAACTgataattttcaaaatgcattataTCAACACATGCAGCAAAATCTgggtaaataaataacaaaaatgaatagAATTATTCCTTCATTAATAGTAGCCATAATACCAAGTGAATGTAAACTTGacagtatttaattttaaattcaacTGTCTTACTTAGTTAGATGCATGTCAAcaacatattacatttttataaatattgaaaaatgtatttgaaaaatgaATTCAATGTATTTTCCCATCCCAGCCATACGGTTGGTTGCACTTTCTTATTCTCAGTTGGCAATGTTTTTCCTAGCTGTCCAGGTCCCCATTAGAACAGACCTGCTATCCATTTTTGGGACATAACCCATCAGTAAAGAAGCACTGGTTTATAATATCCTGCTGACAGCCAAATAACTTCTGCTGAAAAGGCTGCAGAGAAAAAATACTGAGGATATGACATTGCATTCCTTCACTATCACTCTCTTCAAAGCTTTCAGTTCCTTTATCTGCAGCAATACGGTGCAGGACTAGATCAAGATCAGTTCCAGGCTTGAGGGCACTTCTCAAAAAGCTTTGGCTGtccaattgtaaaaaaaattgctattttcAATTACAGTCCCTCTGTTAAAAGAAACGATTAAGACTGTGGAGAATGATCACTTTACCAGAAACTGAATAATGAGTTAAGTGCATGCTAAGAGATCGATTGATTTATGTGCAAAGGTTTCTCACGTTACCCTCCTCACCAGCCTGGTCGTCAGGGTTTGCCTGATATTGTCTGAGGGTTACCACAAAGCCACAAAATTCACACCTGGGGTTCTatcaaaggtctgtttaaatacAATGAGAAATTGTATAGCTAGCTACgtgtaaaaagtgtaaaaagacATTTGTTCTAATATAGTAATTAGAATtactataattaatttatatcaaATGAACCAAGAGGTCCAAGAGAGCTACATAGTTAGGAGATGAAGCTTTGTCTAAGGTAAAATATAGACCACTGCAGAGATAAAATAGCTGGAGAGCCAGCAAGGTATTCTTTTCATTGGGAACAGAGTTAACCATAGCACAGATTTTCTGAGAGAAGACAAACCTTAGATATGTAAAGATACTCAAATcatttttgaagaaaataaaataaagcatcagaaaaaaagaaaaggaaaaaaaagagacaatttcAGGTCACCAGTCAGCTAGAAATTACCATCAACATTAAAGGCTCATTTAGCCACAGTAAAGAGAAAAGAATCACGGTACATGCTCTCACCCCTTTCTCAAATTGTTCGGTCAGGTCCTCTTCTGCAAAGATGTGGAATTTGATCTTCTTTATGCTAAAGAGCAGCGCTGACTTAACCATGTTGAGCGTTTCATCTAGACGGTTCCCACAAGCCACCACTGCCAAGTGCATGACATCCTCCGTTtgtgtgacctttgacccagGACGCCCCACCTCACTTTTCTGCCTAGAGGGTAAAGAATAAGATACAACTTAAGTCAAACAAAACTCATCCAAATGgtgacatcaacaacaaaaacatctgaTATGAATCAGCTGAGTCAAACCGTGAGACAAAAAACTTGTAAAATATTCCTGCACACTGAAAACCTCAATTAAACGATTCAAGGGAAAACAATTCTGTGTCAGAGTCAGACCAACCTGCAAAGCAGCTCAAGGGCAAACctgataacaaaataaaatacatttttaaattatttataataacctaatattaaaaatgaaacattgaaaaactaaaattatttgaaaattttttttttttttaaagaaatgatctTTATATACAGCAAACAAGATATCAC
The Carassius auratus strain Wakin chromosome 31, ASM336829v1, whole genome shotgun sequence DNA segment above includes these coding regions:
- the LOC113050336 gene encoding glucoside xylosyltransferase 2-like, producing the protein MRIHCKVVVIAVCFGVFLLLYFFRGNAADEPPLKEVAKENHFQSFSHIEDIAPEKKAKQVNEEPQKPPRLIRKEPKLSSRGGGNVIAKTRQKSEVGRPGSKVTQTEDVMHLAVVACGNRLDETLNMVKSALLFSIKKIKFHIFAEEDLTEQFEKGFSQWPQTVSSRFHYSIYPITFSVGNADEWKKLFKPCAAQRLFLPVILKDVDSLLYVDTDVLFLRPVDDIWKFLKAFNSTQLAAMAPEHEIPKIGWYSRFARHPFYGVTGVNSGVMLMNLTRIRSALFRNSMIASGLSWENLLHPLYQKYKNHITWGDQDLLNIIFHYNPECLYIFPCQWNYRPDHCMYGSNCKAAEEEGVSILHGNRGVYHDDKQPAFRVVYDAIREHPFEENLFQSLFYPLQTKFLDTVNTLCGRIPQVFLKQIEKTMRVVYEKKVVRRVRLPHE